One segment of Pristis pectinata isolate sPriPec2 chromosome 3, sPriPec2.1.pri, whole genome shotgun sequence DNA contains the following:
- the LOC127567805 gene encoding uncharacterized protein C1orf115 homolog isoform X1, which yields MPSENTKNAVKVQLPLFGFSNFKIKRDKRHPTESDRENLVSIERATAWGNMKRFKTKLKQVTILPTVDEVQETEGHPLESIQEPEQIKTSNCKKVHLAFLPDKYEPLIESQTESVNESKADKKYKRKQKLKKCRKNIFKVLCAGWHYFILGIQEFANNYTTPYSTSFAVIGDMR from the exons ATGCCTTCAGAAAATACGAAAAACGCAGTTAAAGTCCAGTTGCCATTATTTGGTTTTTCCAACTTTAAGATTAAAAGGGACAAACGTCATCCAACTGAGTCGGACCGAGAAAACTTGGTTTCAATTGAACGAGCAACTGCATGGGGAAATATGAAACGTTTCAAAACTAAATTGAAGCAAGTCACTATTCTGCCGACTGTTGATGAGGTCCAGGAAACGGAGGGACATCCACTCGAAAGCATTCAAGAGCCAGAACAAATCAAAACATCAAACTGTAAAAAAGTTCACCTTGCTTTCCTTCCTGACAAATACGAGCCTTTGATCGAGTCTCAGACCGAAAGTGTGAATGAGAGCAAGGCAgacaaaaaatacaaaagaaagcaAAAGCTTAAAAAGTGCAGGAAG AACATTTTTAAAGTTCTTTGCGCTGGATGGCATTACTTTATACTTGGCATACAAGAATTTGCAAATAATTATACAACGCCATACTCAACTTCTTTTGCTGTGATTGGTGACATGCGCTGA
- the LOC127567805 gene encoding uncharacterized protein LOC127567805 isoform X2, giving the protein MPSENTKNAVKVQLPLFGFSNFKIKRDKRHPTESDRENLVSIERATAWGNMKRFKTKLKQVTILPTVDEVQETEGHPLESIQEPEQIKTSNCKKVHLAFLPDKYEPLIESQTESVNESKADKKYKRKQKLKKCRKVKHF; this is encoded by the exons ATGCCTTCAGAAAATACGAAAAACGCAGTTAAAGTCCAGTTGCCATTATTTGGTTTTTCCAACTTTAAGATTAAAAGGGACAAACGTCATCCAACTGAGTCGGACCGAGAAAACTTGGTTTCAATTGAACGAGCAACTGCATGGGGAAATATGAAACGTTTCAAAACTAAATTGAAGCAAGTCACTATTCTGCCGACTGTTGATGAGGTCCAGGAAACGGAGGGACATCCACTCGAAAGCATTCAAGAGCCAGAACAAATCAAAACATCAAACTGTAAAAAAGTTCACCTTGCTTTCCTTCCTGACAAATACGAGCCTTTGATCGAGTCTCAGACCGAAAGTGTGAATGAGAGCAAGGCAgacaaaaaatacaaaagaaagcaAAAGCTTAAAAAGTGCAGGAAGGTAA AACATTTTTAA
- the si:ch211-22i13.2 gene encoding corepressor interacting with RBPJ 1 isoform X1: MAGRAEARGLAAGEPRRLVIMEDRVERGRKIRQNPSTSSVEQKRETGKDKRKRKRSRSRSSSLTSTSSSSSSSNSSSSSSSSSSSRSRNRSSSRESQKKSKIKKKKKEKQHKRRGKKEKKKSKRRKRMHVQGLFRFLSF; the protein is encoded by the exons ATGGCGGGGCGCGCCGAGGCTCGGGGACTGGCGGCCGGAGAGCCGCGGCGGCTG GTTATCATGGAAGATCGGGTGGAGAGGGGCAGAAAGATAAGGCAAAACCCAAGCACATCTTCGGTGGAACAGAAAAGAGAGACAG gaaaagataaaagaaaaaggaaacggAGTAGAAGTAGATCTTCTTCCCTGACTTCaacttcatcatcatcatcatcatcaaattCATCATCTTCGTCATCGTCCTCATCATCTTCAAGAAGTCGAAACAGATCGAGCAGCAGAG AATCCCAGaaaaagtcaaaaataaaaaagaagaagaaagaaaagcagCATAAAAGG AGAggcaaaaaggagaaaaagaaaagcaaaagaagaaaaagaatgcaTGTTCAGGGCCTGTTCAGATTTCTAAG TTTCTGA
- the si:ch211-22i13.2 gene encoding corepressor interacting with RBPJ 1 isoform X2: protein MEDRVERGRKIRQNPSTSSVEQKRETGKDKRKRKRSRSRSSSLTSTSSSSSSSNSSSSSSSSSSSRSRNRSSSRESQKKSKIKKKKKEKQHKRRGKKEKKKSKRRKRMHVQGLFRFLSF from the exons ATGGAAGATCGGGTGGAGAGGGGCAGAAAGATAAGGCAAAACCCAAGCACATCTTCGGTGGAACAGAAAAGAGAGACAG gaaaagataaaagaaaaaggaaacggAGTAGAAGTAGATCTTCTTCCCTGACTTCaacttcatcatcatcatcatcatcaaattCATCATCTTCGTCATCGTCCTCATCATCTTCAAGAAGTCGAAACAGATCGAGCAGCAGAG AATCCCAGaaaaagtcaaaaataaaaaagaagaagaaagaaaagcagCATAAAAGG AGAggcaaaaaggagaaaaagaaaagcaaaagaagaaaaagaatgcaTGTTCAGGGCCTGTTCAGATTTCTAAG TTTCTGA